One window of the Syntrophorhabdus sp. genome contains the following:
- a CDS encoding universal stress protein, translating to MTRIRSILAATDFSPNSRHAAERTAMLGATLGVPRGLLLHVLEESWLESLKRFVGSPAEVERGIIDDASNSLVELAEEIRQASGFSFKTQVRKGSTLDGIAEAASDHDLLVVGAHGRHPVRTLALGTTAQRLLGKTRTPVLVVKGKP from the coding sequence ATGACACGTATCCGATCTATTCTGGCTGCAACCGACTTTTCCCCCAATTCCCGCCATGCCGCGGAACGTACGGCAATGCTCGGTGCAACGTTGGGCGTGCCGAGAGGGTTGCTGTTGCACGTGTTGGAGGAATCATGGCTGGAGAGTTTGAAGCGGTTCGTCGGGTCGCCGGCCGAGGTTGAACGCGGGATCATCGATGATGCTTCGAATTCCCTCGTGGAACTGGCCGAAGAGATCCGACAGGCATCGGGTTTTTCCTTCAAGACACAGGTCCGCAAGGGCAGTACGCTGGACGGGATCGCCGAGGCTGCTTCAGATCACGACCTGCTCGTGGTGGGTGCTCACGGTCGGCACCCGGTACGGACCCTGGCCCTTGGCACTACCGCCCAGCGCCTTCTGGGCAAAACGCGTACACCTGTCCTTGTTGTTAAGGGCAAGCCTGA